In the Peptoclostridium acidaminophilum DSM 3953 genome, one interval contains:
- the accB gene encoding acetyl-CoA carboxylase biotin carboxyl carrier protein yields MDIKDIKELIHALDASGVQKFEMEEGNFKIKISKTAEAAPAVVYNAPEAPRAAAAAPVAVSPAPAAIVEAAPAEDLYIVKSPIVGTFYGSSSPGTPAFVKVGDKVAKGDTLCIIEAMKIMNEIESEEAGEIVEILVVNEDIVEYGQPLMKIRR; encoded by the coding sequence TTGGATATTAAAGATATAAAAGAGCTAATACACGCGCTGGATGCCAGCGGAGTACAAAAATTCGAAATGGAAGAAGGCAACTTCAAGATAAAGATAAGCAAGACTGCAGAAGCAGCGCCGGCAGTAGTCTACAACGCCCCTGAGGCGCCAAGGGCTGCCGCGGCAGCGCCAGTGGCAGTATCTCCGGCTCCTGCAGCCATAGTAGAGGCGGCTCCGGCTGAAGACCTCTACATAGTCAAATCGCCTATAGTTGGAACCTTCTATGGATCTTCAAGCCCGGGAACTCCGGCGTTCGTAAAGGTCGGAGACAAGGTTGCCAAGGGCGACACGCTTTGCATAATAGAAGCCATGAAGATAATGAACGAGATAGAAAGCGAAGAAGCAGGCGAAATAGTCGAGATACTAGTTGTAAACGAGGACATTGTTGAATACGGTCAGCCTCTTATGAAAATCAGGAGGTAG
- a CDS encoding acetyl-CoA carboxylase biotin carboxylase subunit codes for MISKVLVANRGEIAVRIIRACKEMGIKTVAVYSEMDRDSLHVHIADESVCIGPAISTKSYLNMDSIISAALVMGADAIHPGYGFLSENTTFVKRCRDEDIIFIGPTEDHIIKMGDKAQARKTMIEAGVPVVPGMEGSITDAKEALVEAEKIGFPVMIKAVSGGGGRGMRVARNRDEFIKGFSVAQSESAVAFGDNSMYVEKLIENPRHVEVQIIADSHGNVVHLGERDCSLQRRNQKVLEEAPSALIDDQIRKQMGDAAVKGAKAVGYVNAGTVEFLVDKDKNFYFIEMNTRIQVEHPVTEMVTGVDIVREQIMIASGEKLSFTQEDIKINGHAIECRINAEDVSHGFRPCPGTVNDFYFPGGYGVRVDSHIYSGYKIPPTYDSMIGKLIVWGRNRHEAINRMKRVLDETIVMGIETNIDFQREILSDEFFVENKFDTGFIDRKMFGAGHK; via the coding sequence ATGATTAGCAAGGTACTCGTTGCAAATAGGGGTGAAATAGCAGTAAGGATAATAAGGGCGTGCAAGGAGATGGGCATAAAGACTGTGGCCGTCTACTCCGAAATGGACAGGGACTCTCTGCATGTGCATATAGCCGACGAATCGGTATGTATAGGCCCGGCAATATCGACTAAGAGCTATCTGAACATGGACAGCATAATAAGCGCGGCGCTCGTTATGGGCGCCGACGCAATACACCCGGGCTATGGCTTCCTCTCGGAGAACACCACTTTCGTCAAAAGGTGCAGGGATGAGGACATAATATTCATAGGCCCTACAGAGGATCACATAATAAAAATGGGCGACAAGGCCCAGGCCAGAAAGACAATGATAGAGGCCGGAGTTCCCGTAGTTCCGGGAATGGAGGGCAGCATCACAGACGCCAAAGAGGCGCTTGTCGAGGCCGAGAAGATAGGCTTCCCTGTCATGATCAAGGCAGTCAGCGGAGGCGGCGGAAGAGGAATGAGAGTCGCCAGAAACAGGGACGAATTCATAAAGGGCTTTAGCGTTGCACAGTCGGAATCGGCTGTGGCCTTCGGGGACAACTCAATGTACGTGGAAAAGCTCATAGAAAACCCAAGGCACGTAGAGGTTCAGATTATTGCGGATTCGCACGGCAACGTGGTGCACCTTGGCGAGAGGGACTGCTCGCTCCAAAGAAGGAACCAGAAGGTGCTCGAGGAGGCTCCAAGCGCGCTTATCGACGATCAGATAAGAAAGCAGATGGGAGACGCGGCCGTAAAGGGAGCCAAAGCCGTAGGCTATGTCAACGCCGGCACGGTTGAGTTCCTCGTGGACAAGGACAAGAACTTCTATTTCATAGAGATGAACACGAGGATACAGGTTGAGCATCCCGTCACGGAGATGGTCACAGGCGTGGACATAGTAAGAGAGCAGATAATGATAGCATCAGGTGAAAAGCTGTCATTTACGCAGGAGGACATAAAAATAAACGGCCACGCAATAGAGTGCAGGATCAACGCCGAGGACGTAAGCCACGGCTTCAGGCCTTGTCCGGGGACTGTGAATGACTTTTACTTCCCGGGAGGCTATGGCGTTCGTGTAGACTCGCACATATACAGCGGCTACAAGATACCACCGACATACGACTCCATGATAGGCAAGCTTATAGTATGGGGCAGGAACAGGCATGAAGCCATAAACAGGATGAAAAGGGTGCTCGATGAGACGATAGTAATGGGCATCGAGACAAACATAGACTTCCAGAGAGAAATACTCAGCGACGAGTTTTTCGTGGAAAACAAGTTCGACACAGGCTTCATAGACAGAAAAATGTTTGGCGCAGGCCATAAATAA